From Dethiosulfovibrio russensis, a single genomic window includes:
- a CDS encoding ParA family protein, whose product MIVYAVWNNKGGVGKSYLTFQLASEYAKNHRAKKVLVIDLCPQSNSSLTFLGGIVNQGDENLSDIQKAVPRKTIAGYIQHRIKSPYVSPKTGSEFPIQVCNYNEYIPENLFLVAGDEQLEALTSRVFGASTIGPEDAWRIVHLWIKNLIDDIADSWNTDDICVFIDCNPSFSIYTELALTAADRLLIPFSVDGASKRSIKTLLSLVYGQRRHEQDVQTEFHLNSLKYRMELPKIYMYIGSRLTQMNKTSASAFKTVVNEIGEELWKTWQGNPNIFLIHPSGTPISSAKKSFQKMFQFEINDANSASVVSGACGIPISVLPSGPKIILGNKIMVNISQLEKQIPNIKALTDQL is encoded by the coding sequence ATGATCGTATATGCTGTGTGGAACAACAAAGGTGGGGTTGGAAAAAGCTACCTGACATTCCAGCTAGCCTCGGAATACGCTAAAAACCATCGGGCTAAAAAGGTACTCGTGATAGACCTGTGCCCTCAGTCTAACTCTTCTCTGACTTTCCTCGGGGGAATCGTCAACCAAGGAGACGAAAATCTATCCGATATACAGAAAGCTGTGCCGAGAAAAACCATCGCAGGATATATCCAGCATCGAATCAAAAGTCCCTATGTATCGCCTAAAACAGGAAGTGAATTTCCAATACAGGTCTGTAACTACAACGAGTACATACCGGAAAATCTTTTTCTTGTAGCAGGAGATGAGCAGCTAGAGGCTTTGACCTCAAGGGTTTTTGGTGCATCCACCATAGGACCTGAAGACGCATGGAGAATCGTTCACCTATGGATAAAAAACCTCATAGATGACATAGCCGACTCCTGGAACACCGATGACATATGTGTTTTTATCGACTGCAATCCCAGCTTTTCCATATATACGGAGCTAGCCCTAACCGCTGCGGACAGACTTCTCATACCCTTTTCCGTAGACGGTGCCTCCAAACGCTCCATAAAAACCCTTCTGTCTTTGGTTTACGGCCAAAGACGGCATGAACAGGACGTCCAAACCGAATTTCATCTTAACTCGTTAAAGTATAGAATGGAATTGCCCAAGATATACATGTATATAGGAAGCAGACTAACCCAGATGAACAAAACATCTGCCTCAGCGTTCAAAACGGTTGTCAACGAAATAGGAGAGGAACTTTGGAAAACTTGGCAGGGTAATCCGAACATATTTTTAATTCACCCTTCGGGAACCCCTATATCAAGCGCGAAAAAATCTTTTCAAAAGATGTTCCAGTTCGAGATCAACGATGCAAACTCAGCCTCGGTAGTTTCCGGTGCCTGTGGAATACCTATATCGGTTCTGCCAAGCGGTCCTAAAATAATACTGGGAAACAAAATCATGGTGAACATCAGCCAATTGGAAAAGCAAATCCCCAATATCAAAGCCCTGACGGATCAGCTCTAG
- a CDS encoding sigma-70 family RNA polymerase sigma factor, giving the protein MRQEKKKTIKPIDESKIIGGDCPCDGTDDILDLEELVLRFLPLIKSLAKRYAGRGADFEELLGEAACHALELIIQYPDEQPLPLYLSNMLPGRVRDAAKKLRRQADHGSFEEMAETGYEPEDPNPLYNPKLLLAGIPIDPQEFLLVEGLLRGLRQKEIAKDLGCSQQNVSIMVRKLRKKLEDFLKDLL; this is encoded by the coding sequence ATGCGCCAGGAAAAAAAGAAAACCATAAAACCTATAGACGAAAGCAAAATCATCGGAGGGGACTGCCCCTGCGACGGAACCGACGACATACTCGATCTGGAGGAACTGGTGCTTCGATTCCTGCCCCTCATAAAAAGCCTGGCGAAACGCTATGCCGGGCGGGGCGCCGACTTCGAGGAACTCCTGGGTGAGGCCGCCTGTCACGCTCTGGAGCTCATAATACAGTATCCGGACGAACAACCCCTGCCCCTATACCTGTCCAACATGCTCCCCGGCAGGGTAAGAGACGCCGCGAAAAAGCTTCGTCGTCAGGCCGACCACGGCAGCTTCGAGGAAATGGCCGAAACCGGCTACGAGCCGGAGGATCCAAACCCACTATACAACCCCAAGCTTCTGCTTGCGGGAATACCCATAGATCCCCAGGAATTTCTGCTGGTTGAAGGCCTTCTTCGAGGCCTGAGGCAAAAGGAAATAGCGAAAGACCTGGGATGTTCCCAACAAAACGTCAGCATCATGGTCAGAAAGCTGAGAAAAAAGCTGGAGGATTTTCTGAAAGACCTGCTGTAA
- a CDS encoding D-Ala-D-Ala carboxypeptidase family metallohydrolase, which produces MDDNDIRIAPHFSLREFQCPCCLTVRLQPELLSRLEALRGRWGPLRITSGYRCPRHNSEVGGVPRSRHMKGAAADVVVSRSRQELFCAVAREEGFESILPYRDRGFVHLAV; this is translated from the coding sequence GTGGATGACAACGACATCCGAATAGCGCCCCACTTCTCGCTTCGGGAGTTTCAGTGTCCCTGCTGCCTCACGGTGCGCCTCCAACCGGAGCTTCTGAGCCGGTTGGAGGCCCTCCGGGGCCGCTGGGGTCCACTGAGGATAACCAGCGGCTACAGGTGCCCAAGGCATAATTCCGAGGTCGGAGGGGTGCCTCGCAGCCGACACATGAAAGGCGCGGCGGCGGACGTAGTGGTCTCGAGAAGCCGTCAGGAACTTTTCTGCGCCGTAGCGAGAGAAGAAGGCTTCGAGTCGATCCTGCCCTATCGAGACAGGGGATTCGTCCATCTAGCTGTATAA
- a CDS encoding YvrJ family protein, producing the protein MEDLLAGIAQHGFSIAVAAYLLIRMESRLEGLSQAIQELKLAIVEEGRRG; encoded by the coding sequence ATGGAGGACTTACTGGCCGGCATAGCCCAGCACGGCTTCTCCATAGCGGTGGCAGCCTACCTGCTGATCCGCATGGAAAGCAGACTGGAAGGGCTTAGCCAGGCCATACAGGAACTGAAACTGGCCATAGTCGAGGAAGGTCGCCGTGGATGA
- a CDS encoding DUF2922 domain-containing protein has protein sequence MKTVKMTFGRSDGTKKSISLKHAKETLTETEVRTAMQSVIDNGAVLPAVTTIVEAELIDRTVEEIITQ, from the coding sequence ATGAAAACCGTTAAGATGACCTTCGGGAGATCGGACGGAACAAAAAAGAGCATCTCCCTGAAGCACGCCAAGGAAACCCTCACGGAAACCGAGGTCAGGACGGCCATGCAGTCCGTCATAGACAACGGAGCGGTTCTTCCGGCGGTAACCACCATAGTAGAGGCCGAGCTTATCGATCGCACCGTGGAGGAGATCATAACCCAGTAG
- a CDS encoding DUF1659 domain-containing protein: MASFVPSSSRVVLRCQVGTSADGAPKLGSLSISRANPAMTADQLDAVAAAMGTLLDVPVVEVHKIDTDIVSD; encoded by the coding sequence ATGGCATCCTTCGTACCGTCAAGCAGCAGAGTAGTGCTTCGCTGCCAGGTGGGAACCTCGGCGGACGGCGCTCCCAAGCTCGGGAGTCTGTCCATCTCCAGGGCCAACCCCGCCATGACCGCCGACCAGCTGGACGCCGTGGCTGCCGCCATGGGAACCCTTCTGGACGTCCCGGTCGTGGAAGTCCACAAGATCGACACCGACATAGTCTCGGACTAA
- a CDS encoding ATP-binding protein codes for MFQATDELLRQIRLGEDSSLELKDLRYKGNQVNEPHRNSMADELAAMANTSSGVFVLGVDDKSRTIVGIPEDKLDVVETWLRGICNDLVTPQLFCRIRKLPVVAEDGVERVIVRVDVPKSLYVHQSPGGYYHRIGSSKRQMTPDILARLFQQRSQARIIRFDEQSVTSAPRECLEKTLWRKFKTPLSPDSDDDFLIKLKLLTQDDDGKICPSVSGILMACKNPQEFLPNAFIQAVAYRGTERDAAYQLDARDIFGPLDVQIIEAYKFVEKNMKVYAVKEPARRDIPQFAMQAIFEALVNAVAHRDYSIQGSKVRLHMFSDRVELFSPGAIPNTMTIESLPLRQSSRNELLTSLLARCPMPFADFPGERNFLMDKRGEGVPIILSVSEKLSGKRPEYRLIDDTELLLTIFAAQPPRQSPDGSAAFEPSSM; via the coding sequence ATGTTTCAAGCTACGGATGAACTATTAAGGCAAATTCGGTTGGGGGAGGACTCCTCTCTTGAACTGAAGGACCTGAGATACAAGGGAAATCAGGTTAACGAGCCCCATCGCAACAGCATGGCCGATGAGCTAGCTGCGATGGCGAATACGTCAAGCGGAGTTTTTGTATTAGGGGTTGACGATAAGTCGAGAACGATCGTTGGTATTCCTGAAGACAAGCTGGACGTAGTCGAAACCTGGTTGCGAGGAATATGCAACGACCTCGTCACTCCCCAGCTTTTTTGCCGAATTAGAAAGCTGCCGGTCGTAGCCGAAGACGGTGTGGAACGGGTTATTGTCAGAGTAGACGTTCCCAAGAGTCTTTATGTCCATCAAAGCCCCGGCGGATACTACCATAGAATCGGTAGCTCGAAACGACAGATGACTCCTGATATATTGGCCAGGCTTTTTCAACAGCGAAGTCAGGCCAGAATCATCCGTTTTGATGAACAGTCGGTCACCTCTGCCCCCCGAGAGTGTCTCGAAAAAACCTTATGGAGAAAGTTCAAAACGCCGCTGTCTCCAGATAGCGATGACGACTTTTTGATTAAGCTAAAGCTGTTGACGCAGGATGATGACGGTAAGATATGTCCCAGTGTCAGTGGAATACTGATGGCATGTAAAAATCCTCAGGAGTTTCTACCTAACGCATTCATTCAAGCGGTTGCCTATCGGGGAACCGAACGGGATGCGGCATACCAGCTGGATGCAAGAGACATCTTTGGACCTTTGGATGTCCAGATTATAGAGGCTTACAAGTTCGTAGAAAAAAACATGAAAGTTTATGCGGTCAAGGAGCCTGCGAGACGAGATATCCCACAGTTTGCGATGCAGGCGATATTTGAAGCGTTGGTAAACGCCGTCGCACACAGGGACTATTCAATTCAGGGCTCTAAAGTTCGATTACACATGTTCTCCGATCGTGTTGAGCTTTTTTCTCCCGGAGCTATCCCTAACACGATGACGATCGAGAGTCTGCCCCTTCGTCAGTCCTCTCGTAATGAGCTCCTTACCAGCTTACTCGCGCGTTGCCCGATGCCTTTTGCCGATTTTCCAGGGGAACGCAATTTTCTCATGGATAAAAGAGGCGAGGGAGTGCCCATCATTCTTTCCGTAAGTGAAAAACTTTCGGGGAAGCGTCCAGAGTATCGTTTGATCGATGACACCGAGCTCTTATTGACGATATTTGCGGCACAGCCACCGCGTCAAAGCCCTGACGGATCGGCGGCGTTCGAACCGTCGTCCATGTAG